One genomic window of Fibrobacter sp. UWT2 includes the following:
- a CDS encoding carbohydrate-binding protein codes for MTIQKIAKSVGLAFGVVGLWSSAMASTVNVDVTEEHQVIRGFGGMVHNQWQGGGGLSEADAKLAFGTGDGQIGLNTLRIPVYASSNDFNKEVQAAKYAKKYAGDDFILYATPWTSPYAGANQHMASSNYQKYVDHLNSFNDYMKNQGVPLYAISISNEPDWCGEWACWSADEIYNFTKGYADKMRKNGVKVISTESFAYQKKLYDKVLNDANALKNWDILGAHFYASDRNTADSWFQYSLADQKNVERWMTEHYTESQGSGNYWRTITNTGDQANQNKRDTVNAMDVAYEIHRAMVVGNFNQYTWWYIRRCYGLIMEKDFGNKLQIPSNEIGKISKRGYVMSQFARFIRPGAIRVGATAKPEANLFASAYKSSEGDSVIVVLVNRDYKNSKTVTVNVKGADVETFHVYTTSQAKNAKYEGEVEVKNGSVTITMDPGSSEFKDCIVTLVGVGTPAEPVPREPFGGKAVELPGKIEAENFDVPGTGKENKTYYDSDSENHACTDEGKTAECSKVREDTGVDIYKKSSGAVVVGHNQAGEWLEYTVNVKEAGEYTMTASVATANSDPGFTLSIDGKSLAEVPVSGSSWDDFKDVTAKVTLPAGEHILRLEVTTSWFDIDYLKFEKPCENCNTGIADARLNMPTETESYRIFDMNGSYLGVVSATGMPELRANAASLVKRGGAYLAKSMNGRTKLIQVTK; via the coding sequence ATGACAATCCAAAAAATTGCAAAGAGTGTGGGCCTTGCCTTTGGAGTGGTTGGCCTTTGGAGTTCGGCTATGGCCTCGACGGTCAATGTCGACGTAACGGAAGAACACCAGGTCATTCGCGGTTTCGGTGGCATGGTGCATAACCAGTGGCAGGGCGGTGGCGGTCTTTCCGAAGCCGATGCCAAGCTTGCGTTCGGTACGGGCGATGGCCAGATTGGCTTGAACACGCTCCGTATTCCGGTGTATGCAAGCTCAAACGATTTTAATAAAGAAGTACAGGCCGCAAAGTATGCCAAAAAGTACGCCGGCGATGACTTTATCTTGTATGCAACGCCGTGGACTTCGCCGTACGCGGGTGCAAACCAGCACATGGCTTCTTCGAACTACCAGAAGTATGTGGATCACCTGAACAGCTTCAATGATTACATGAAGAACCAGGGCGTTCCCCTGTACGCCATCTCTATCAGTAACGAACCGGACTGGTGCGGTGAATGGGCTTGCTGGAGTGCAGATGAAATCTACAACTTCACCAAGGGCTATGCCGATAAGATGCGCAAGAACGGCGTCAAGGTGATTTCGACGGAATCGTTTGCTTATCAAAAGAAACTTTATGATAAAGTGCTGAACGATGCGAATGCTCTCAAGAACTGGGACATTCTCGGTGCGCACTTCTATGCGAGCGACAGAAACACTGCCGATAGCTGGTTCCAGTATTCCTTGGCTGACCAGAAAAACGTGGAACGCTGGATGACGGAACACTACACCGAAAGCCAGGGCAGCGGTAACTACTGGCGCACGATTACGAATACGGGCGACCAGGCGAACCAGAACAAGCGCGATACCGTGAACGCCATGGATGTGGCTTACGAAATCCACCGCGCCATGGTTGTGGGCAACTTCAATCAGTACACCTGGTGGTACATCCGTCGTTGCTATGGCCTGATCATGGAAAAGGACTTTGGCAACAAGCTTCAGATTCCGAGCAACGAAATCGGCAAGATTTCTAAGCGCGGTTACGTGATGAGCCAGTTCGCCCGATTCATCCGCCCGGGTGCAATCCGCGTGGGAGCGACCGCCAAGCCCGAAGCAAACCTGTTTGCCAGTGCTTACAAGAGCTCCGAAGGCGACTCCGTGATTGTGGTGCTCGTGAACCGCGATTACAAGAATTCCAAGACCGTAACGGTGAACGTGAAGGGTGCCGATGTGGAAACGTTCCATGTGTACACCACGAGCCAGGCGAAGAATGCCAAGTATGAAGGCGAAGTCGAAGTCAAGAACGGCTCCGTGACAATCACCATGGATCCGGGCAGCTCGGAATTCAAGGATTGCATCGTGACGCTCGTGGGCGTGGGAACGCCTGCAGAACCTGTACCGCGCGAACCGTTTGGTGGCAAGGCTGTGGAACTCCCGGGCAAGATCGAAGCCGAAAACTTTGACGTTCCGGGTACCGGCAAGGAAAACAAGACCTATTACGATTCCGATTCCGAAAACCATGCCTGCACCGACGAAGGCAAGACTGCCGAATGCTCCAAGGTTCGTGAAGATACGGGCGTCGATATTTACAAGAAGTCCTCTGGCGCTGTCGTGGTGGGTCACAACCAGGCTGGCGAATGGCTTGAATACACCGTGAACGTGAAGGAAGCCGGCGAATACACCATGACCGCTTCTGTTGCGACAGCCAATTCGGATCCGGGCTTTACGCTTTCGATCGATGGAAAGTCCCTTGCCGAAGTTCCGGTTTCCGGTTCCAGCTGGGATGACTTCAAGGATGTCACGGCCAAGGTGACGCTCCCGGCTGGCGAACATATTCTGCGCCTCGAAGTGACGACCTCTTGGTTCGATATTGATTACCTCAAGTTCGAAAAGCCGTGCGAAAACTGCAATACGGGTATTGCCGATGCTCGCCTGAACATGCCGACCGAAACCGAAAGCTACCGCATTTTCGATATGAACGGAAGCTATCTCGGTGTGGTTTCTGCAACGGGCATGCCAGAACTCCGTGCCAATGCGGCTAGCCTCGTGAAGCGCGGTGGCGCCTACCTGGCCAAGTCCATGAATGGCCGTACCAAGCTCATTCAGGTGACGAAATAA
- a CDS encoding sialate O-acetylesterase: MDFKKISEFLTPALWLAGGLMMLATIANAAPDPNFHIYIAYGQSNMEGNATNFDKNVDGKEHPRVKMFATTSCSNLGRPTVGEMYPAVPPMFKCNQGLSPADWFGRHMADSLPDVTIGIIPVAQGGTSIRLFDPDDYKNYLNSAESWLKNGAKAYGDDGNAMGRIIEVAKKAQEKGVIKGIIFHQGETDGGMSNWEQIVKKTYEYMLTQLGLKAEETPFVAGEMVDGGSCAGFNSRVHNLSKYIVNFGVASSKGYGSKGDGLHFTVEGYRGMGQRYAQEMLKLINVAPVDPEPQTPFKGEALAIPGKVEVEDFDKPGIGKNEDGTSNASYGDDSENHGDSDYRKDTGVDLYKKATGIAAGYNTTGDWLEWTVNVAEAGDYTAAASVATDGTGSFTLSIDGKSVGEFTVTGSSYDDFTEVKQKVTLPAGKHILRMDVTQQYFDIDYINFSMAQDPCDGCGEPCADCGTKIADVRLNMPTEAENYRIFDMNGTYLGVVRATGKAELRVNAANLVKRGGTYLAKSAKGRTNLIQVAK; encoded by the coding sequence ATGGATTTCAAGAAGATTTCCGAGTTTTTGACCCCGGCCCTTTGGCTTGCGGGCGGGCTGATGATGCTTGCGACAATTGCAAACGCGGCACCGGACCCGAATTTCCACATTTACATTGCGTATGGCCAGTCCAACATGGAAGGCAATGCCACGAACTTTGACAAGAATGTCGACGGTAAGGAACATCCGCGCGTAAAGATGTTCGCAACGACGTCTTGCAGTAACCTTGGCCGCCCGACAGTGGGCGAGATGTACCCGGCAGTGCCTCCGATGTTTAAGTGCAACCAGGGCCTTTCTCCGGCAGACTGGTTTGGCCGCCACATGGCAGACTCCCTGCCCGATGTGACAATCGGTATTATCCCGGTGGCGCAGGGCGGCACGAGTATCCGTTTGTTTGACCCCGATGACTACAAGAATTACCTTAATTCCGCCGAAAGCTGGCTGAAGAACGGTGCCAAGGCTTACGGTGACGATGGTAACGCCATGGGCCGTATTATCGAAGTGGCCAAGAAGGCTCAAGAAAAAGGCGTCATCAAGGGCATTATCTTCCACCAGGGCGAAACCGATGGTGGCATGAGCAACTGGGAACAGATTGTCAAGAAGACTTACGAATACATGCTCACGCAGCTTGGCCTTAAAGCAGAAGAAACCCCGTTTGTCGCCGGCGAAATGGTGGACGGCGGTTCTTGCGCGGGCTTTAACAGCCGTGTGCACAATCTTTCCAAGTACATCGTCAACTTTGGCGTGGCGAGCTCCAAGGGCTACGGAAGCAAGGGCGACGGCCTCCACTTTACCGTAGAAGGCTACCGCGGCATGGGTCAGCGTTACGCTCAGGAAATGCTCAAGCTCATTAACGTAGCGCCAGTGGATCCTGAACCGCAGACTCCGTTCAAGGGAGAAGCTCTTGCGATTCCGGGCAAGGTCGAAGTGGAAGATTTCGACAAGCCGGGTATCGGCAAGAACGAAGATGGAACGAGCAATGCTTCTTACGGCGACGATAGCGAAAACCACGGTGACTCCGACTACCGCAAGGATACCGGCGTTGACCTGTACAAGAAAGCTACCGGAATTGCCGCTGGCTACAACACTACCGGCGACTGGCTCGAATGGACTGTCAATGTTGCCGAAGCAGGCGATTACACCGCTGCAGCTTCTGTTGCTACCGACGGTACGGGTTCCTTTACGCTCTCTATCGATGGCAAGTCCGTTGGCGAATTCACGGTCACGGGCTCTAGCTACGATGATTTCACCGAAGTGAAGCAGAAGGTGACTCTCCCGGCCGGTAAGCATATTCTGCGCATGGATGTGACGCAGCAATACTTTGATATCGACTACATCAACTTCTCGATGGCGCAGGATCCTTGCGATGGTTGTGGAGAACCATGCGCCGATTGCGGCACCAAGATTGCCGATGTCCGTCTGAATATGCCGACCGAAGCCGAAAATTACCGCATTTTCGATATGAACGGCACCTATCTTGGCGTGGTCCGTGCAACGGGCAAGGCGGAACTCCGCGTGAATGCCGCTAACCTGGTCAAGCGCGGTGGCACCTACCTGGCCAAGTCTGCAAAGGGCCGTACGAACCTGATTCAGGTAGCCAAATAG
- a CDS encoding sialate O-acetylesterase, with the protein MDFKKVSEFLTPTLWLVGGLLMLATLANAAPNPNFHIYIAYGQSNMAGNGDIVPSEDQDKYKDKFLMLASHNANASQRSGKTNQSIKTGEWYPAIPPMFHPFENFSPADYFGRAMVDSLPGVTVGIIPVAIGAVSIRAFDKDQYEAYFRGDGKDIMNWGWPKDYDNNPPGRILELAKKAKEVGVIKGFIFHQGESDGTDANWRKTVYKTYKDVIDALGLDENEVPFVAGELLQEGQNCCSSKNGGIAQLKQNFKKFGLASSKGLQGNGKDPYHFGRAGVIELGKRYCSEMLKLIDKTIDPDAPPVNLVDPSQSTVPDEPPEEYGPYTDPIEIPGKVEAENYNKGGADKAYYDLSKGNEGGKLRKDDVDIYQPNMGIVVGHCQKGEWLKYTVNVENDGEYEISANVAGENGTGGFVLYMDGDRIGDEIVNAGSGFDTFTTAKGGRAALVAGEHELKLEITNDWIDIDFIEFRLTSTGIAQRVNLMTEAESNFNLFDMQGKHVASFKASGMDAAVRMVKGGVKGIRQGVYLVRSASKMGIKQKVVTYEK; encoded by the coding sequence ATGGATTTCAAAAAAGTTTCTGAGTTTTTGACTCCGACATTATGGCTTGTGGGCGGGCTTTTGATGCTTGCGACGCTTGCCAATGCGGCGCCGAACCCGAATTTCCACATTTATATCGCCTACGGCCAGTCCAACATGGCGGGTAACGGCGATATCGTCCCTTCCGAAGACCAGGACAAGTACAAGGACAAGTTCTTGATGCTCGCCTCGCATAACGCAAACGCGAGCCAGCGCAGCGGCAAGACGAATCAGTCTATCAAGACGGGCGAATGGTACCCGGCAATTCCCCCGATGTTCCACCCCTTCGAAAACTTTTCTCCGGCAGACTACTTCGGCCGCGCTATGGTGGATTCCCTGCCGGGCGTTACCGTGGGTATTATTCCGGTCGCTATCGGTGCGGTGAGCATCCGCGCCTTCGACAAGGACCAGTACGAAGCTTATTTCAGGGGCGATGGCAAGGACATCATGAACTGGGGCTGGCCCAAGGATTACGACAACAACCCTCCGGGACGCATTCTGGAACTTGCCAAGAAGGCAAAGGAAGTGGGCGTCATCAAGGGCTTCATCTTCCACCAGGGCGAAAGTGACGGTACCGATGCTAACTGGCGCAAGACCGTTTACAAGACCTACAAGGACGTGATTGATGCGCTTGGCTTGGACGAAAATGAAGTGCCGTTTGTGGCGGGCGAACTCCTCCAGGAAGGCCAGAACTGCTGCTCTAGCAAAAACGGCGGCATTGCCCAGCTCAAGCAAAATTTCAAGAAGTTCGGACTTGCCTCTTCCAAGGGCTTGCAGGGTAACGGCAAGGACCCGTACCACTTTGGCCGTGCAGGCGTGATTGAACTTGGCAAGCGCTACTGCTCCGAAATGCTCAAGCTTATCGACAAGACGATTGATCCGGATGCTCCGCCGGTAAACCTTGTGGACCCGAGCCAGTCTACGGTTCCGGATGAACCGCCCGAGGAATATGGCCCGTACACGGACCCGATTGAAATCCCTGGCAAGGTCGAAGCTGAAAACTACAACAAGGGCGGCGCCGACAAGGCTTATTACGATTTGAGCAAGGGCAACGAAGGCGGCAAGCTTCGTAAGGACGATGTGGATATTTATCAGCCGAACATGGGCATTGTCGTGGGCCACTGCCAGAAGGGCGAATGGCTCAAGTACACCGTAAACGTGGAAAACGATGGCGAATACGAAATTTCTGCCAACGTGGCGGGCGAGAACGGAACCGGTGGATTTGTGCTCTACATGGATGGCGATCGCATCGGTGACGAAATCGTGAATGCAGGTTCGGGCTTTGATACGTTTACCACGGCGAAAGGCGGCAGGGCTGCTCTGGTTGCCGGTGAACATGAGCTCAAGCTCGAAATCACCAATGACTGGATCGATATTGACTTCATAGAATTCAGACTCACTTCTACGGGCATTGCCCAGCGTGTGAACCTGATGACCGAAGCCGAAAGCAATTTTAACCTGTTCGATATGCAGGGCAAGCATGTGGCTAGCTTCAAGGCCTCTGGCATGGATGCTGCAGTCCGCATGGTCAAGGGCGGTGTCAAGGGTATCCGTCAGGGAGTGTATTTGGTTCGCTCTGCAAGCAAGATGGGCATCAAACAAAAGGTGGTGACTTATGAAAAGTAA
- a CDS encoding family 43 glycosylhydrolase produces the protein MGWFKSLGIALASSCAVYAVTVNNPIMYVDSPDPSIVRVDDAYYMVTTTMHFAPGVPVFKSTDLAQWRTVGYAYQTLTNNDQQNLNGGKDAYGKGSWASSIRYHKGFFYVLTPSYTTGKTHLYKTADVESGQWSEVQLPFYHDPSLFFDDDGTVWVFYGSGDQISYVQLNDDASGVKAGGKSGKVGGVSVNQVTGTSNYYVQQEGSHMEKVNGEYYLFTISWPAGKSRSEIVYRSKNLLSGYSGRYFLSDNGVAQGGIFDTPDGKWYALLFRDSGPVGRMSHLVPMEWKDGWPVPTSGSKAPSTIDLPESPLPGYGMVTSDDFESSELALEWQFNHNPDNKNWSLSANPGFYRITTSRTDSRVVNAKNTLTQRSFGPKCSGRTLVDGTGMKDGDMAGLVALQDDKGFVALAKDGGSYKVVMYTGNKNGESLKDSKAISGSKVYLRIDFDLPIDRGTAYFYYSTDGSTWSKIGSDVKLNYDLHMFVGVRWGLFNFATKQAGGYADFDWFKVGTDVNDEIYLDGAGSEPVPQTPFCAAGENCPAIALPGKIEAENFDVPGKGKDGTSYYDADSENHGDSDYRKGTGVDLYKKATGVIVGYNSEGDWLEYTVNVKDAGDYTMFAAVAAAGSTSSFKLSLDGKDITEEIAVPAASSGEENYDDYNKVKANVTLPAGEHVLRFTVTGAWLDIDYFTFVKGANATDPEPIDPTGIANAVRYDVQAEQVYRVYGLNGNFVGSVFATSASEAQSKVRAMVSEKGVYLIRAKNGMVRRFTVTK, from the coding sequence ATGGGATGGTTTAAAAGTTTGGGCATTGCCCTCGCTAGTTCTTGTGCAGTTTACGCTGTAACAGTTAACAATCCGATTATGTATGTCGATAGCCCGGACCCCTCGATTGTCCGCGTTGACGACGCCTATTACATGGTCACGACGACCATGCACTTTGCCCCGGGCGTGCCCGTTTTCAAGAGCACCGATTTGGCCCAGTGGCGCACGGTGGGGTATGCTTACCAGACGCTCACCAACAATGACCAGCAGAACCTGAATGGCGGCAAAGACGCCTACGGTAAGGGCTCGTGGGCATCGAGCATTCGTTATCACAAGGGATTTTTCTACGTGCTGACACCGTCGTACACGACGGGCAAGACTCACCTGTACAAGACCGCCGACGTGGAAAGCGGCCAGTGGAGCGAAGTGCAGCTTCCGTTCTACCACGACCCTTCTCTGTTCTTCGATGACGACGGAACCGTGTGGGTGTTCTACGGCAGTGGCGACCAGATTAGCTACGTGCAGTTGAACGACGACGCTAGCGGCGTGAAGGCTGGCGGCAAGAGCGGTAAGGTTGGCGGCGTGAGCGTGAACCAGGTGACCGGCACCAGCAATTACTATGTGCAGCAAGAAGGTTCGCACATGGAAAAGGTGAACGGCGAATATTACTTGTTCACGATTTCTTGGCCGGCTGGCAAGAGCCGTAGTGAAATTGTTTACCGTTCCAAGAACTTGCTCTCTGGTTACAGCGGAAGGTACTTCCTTTCTGACAACGGCGTTGCGCAGGGTGGCATCTTTGATACTCCCGATGGCAAGTGGTATGCCCTCCTGTTCCGCGATTCCGGCCCGGTCGGCCGTATGTCGCACTTGGTTCCGATGGAATGGAAAGACGGCTGGCCTGTGCCCACGAGCGGCTCCAAGGCGCCCTCTACAATTGACTTGCCGGAATCTCCGTTGCCGGGCTACGGCATGGTGACTTCTGATGACTTTGAATCTAGCGAACTTGCTCTCGAATGGCAGTTCAACCATAACCCCGATAACAAGAACTGGAGCTTGTCTGCAAATCCGGGCTTCTACCGCATTACTACGAGCCGCACTGATAGCCGCGTGGTGAATGCGAAGAACACCTTGACCCAGCGCTCTTTTGGCCCCAAGTGCTCTGGCCGTACGCTTGTGGATGGCACCGGCATGAAGGATGGCGATATGGCTGGCCTCGTTGCCCTGCAGGACGACAAGGGCTTTGTGGCGCTCGCTAAAGATGGCGGTAGCTACAAGGTGGTGATGTACACCGGAAACAAGAATGGTGAAAGCCTGAAGGATAGCAAGGCGATTTCGGGTTCCAAGGTTTACTTGCGTATCGATTTTGACTTGCCGATTGACCGCGGTACCGCATACTTCTACTACAGTACCGATGGCAGTACCTGGTCAAAAATCGGTAGCGATGTAAAGCTCAATTACGACCTGCACATGTTCGTGGGCGTGCGTTGGGGCCTCTTCAACTTTGCGACCAAGCAGGCCGGTGGTTACGCAGACTTTGATTGGTTCAAGGTCGGTACCGACGTGAACGATGAAATTTATCTCGATGGCGCTGGCTCTGAACCTGTCCCGCAGACTCCGTTCTGTGCCGCTGGTGAAAACTGCCCTGCTATTGCTCTCCCAGGCAAGATCGAAGCAGAAAACTTCGACGTTCCGGGCAAGGGTAAAGATGGCACCTCTTACTATGACGCCGATTCCGAAAACCACGGCGATAGCGATTACCGCAAGGGCACGGGCGTTGACCTTTACAAGAAGGCGACCGGCGTCATTGTGGGCTACAACAGCGAAGGTGACTGGCTCGAATACACCGTGAACGTAAAGGATGCAGGTGATTACACCATGTTCGCGGCTGTTGCTGCGGCTGGCTCTACCTCGAGCTTCAAGCTCTCCCTGGACGGCAAGGACATTACCGAAGAAATCGCAGTGCCTGCGGCAAGTTCCGGCGAAGAAAATTACGACGATTACAACAAGGTGAAGGCCAATGTAACGCTCCCTGCTGGCGAACATGTGCTCCGCTTTACGGTTACTGGCGCCTGGCTCGATATTGACTACTTCACATTCGTGAAGGGCGCAAACGCTACGGACCCGGAACCGATTGATCCGACGGGTATCGCAAATGCAGTGCGCTACGATGTGCAGGCCGAACAGGTTTACCGCGTGTATGGCCTGAACGGAAACTTTGTGGGCTCCGTGTTTGCGACAAGTGCAAGCGAGGCTCAGTCTAAGGTGCGCGCCATGGTTTCGGAAAAGGGCGTGTACCTGATTAGAGCGAAGAATGGGATGGTTCGTCGCTTTACGGTAACGAAGTAA
- a CDS encoding carbohydrate binding domain-containing protein: MFGFKNLGKVVLAFASVALLTGHAVADNITVDGKSRSMLVYAPSGIEKNRPLIIQMHGMNQDAPYQKNAAKWESIADTARFVVVFPNGENKAWDIGGNKDINFIKAIINEMYNKYGIDKNRVYVSGFSMGGMMSYHVANKMGDQIAAIAPVSGGGGVNSPKRAMPIMHTHGTTDDVVNYNSTVNTLKGWVNAQKCSSNSQKIKPYPSTKPGSAASLEIWSGCTDGVEVRLLTIDGKGHWYSMDEAVSVNTSVEIWNFVKNYSLDGSSITPPTPAIVVPTNREEVFNGGFDSSAVAWDLQTHGDAQASGDAKDGKYKLDISAIGTQNYQVQLIQHDLRLVKDQWYEISFDAVASAARTLEVNVEQHNDPWESYLKEKQNFEIGTDVKNFKFNFQMTAATDTNSRLSFNAGAATGTLMLDNVVLKKIDAPTDPELTGIAPKMGSVVAATAEYAVYSLSGKRLGTVKIRHATETETLLKAKFGKGVYMLRSENGKKTLFHVK, from the coding sequence ATGTTTGGTTTCAAAAATTTGGGCAAGGTGGTGCTTGCCTTCGCAAGTGTTGCGCTGCTTACGGGTCATGCTGTTGCTGACAACATCACAGTTGACGGAAAATCCCGCAGCATGCTCGTGTATGCTCCGTCGGGAATCGAAAAGAATCGCCCGCTCATCATTCAGATGCACGGCATGAATCAAGATGCCCCCTACCAGAAGAATGCGGCGAAGTGGGAATCCATTGCCGATACCGCGCGCTTTGTGGTGGTGTTCCCCAACGGCGAAAATAAGGCCTGGGACATCGGTGGCAATAAAGACATCAATTTTATCAAGGCCATCATCAACGAGATGTACAACAAGTACGGCATTGATAAAAACCGTGTGTACGTTTCGGGATTTTCGATGGGTGGCATGATGAGTTACCATGTGGCAAACAAGATGGGCGACCAGATTGCGGCCATCGCGCCTGTTTCGGGTGGCGGTGGCGTGAATTCGCCTAAGCGCGCCATGCCGATTATGCATACGCACGGTACCACCGACGACGTGGTGAATTATAACAGCACCGTGAATACCCTGAAAGGCTGGGTCAATGCGCAAAAATGCTCCAGCAATTCGCAGAAGATCAAGCCGTATCCGTCGACCAAGCCGGGCTCTGCCGCATCGCTTGAAATCTGGAGCGGCTGCACCGATGGTGTCGAAGTGCGCTTGCTGACTATTGATGGCAAGGGCCACTGGTATTCCATGGACGAAGCCGTGAGCGTGAACACGAGCGTGGAAATCTGGAATTTTGTGAAGAACTATTCGCTGGACGGTTCTAGCATTACTCCGCCGACCCCTGCGATTGTCGTTCCCACGAACCGCGAAGAAGTCTTTAACGGTGGCTTTGATTCGAGCGCCGTGGCTTGGGACTTGCAGACGCATGGTGACGCTCAGGCCAGCGGCGATGCAAAAGACGGCAAGTACAAGCTCGATATTTCGGCAATCGGCACACAGAATTACCAGGTGCAGCTGATTCAGCACGACTTGCGCCTTGTAAAGGACCAGTGGTACGAAATCAGCTTTGATGCAGTCGCAAGCGCTGCCCGCACGCTCGAAGTGAACGTGGAACAGCATAATGACCCGTGGGAAAGCTACCTCAAGGAAAAGCAGAATTTTGAAATTGGAACAGATGTAAAGAACTTCAAGTTCAATTTCCAGATGACAGCCGCAACGGATACCAACAGTCGCTTGAGCTTTAACGCGGGCGCTGCAACGGGTACGCTTATGCTGGATAATGTCGTGCTTAAAAAGATTGATGCTCCGACGGATCCGGAATTGACTGGCATTGCACCGAAAATGGGCTCGGTTGTCGCTGCTACCGCCGAATATGCGGTATATAGCCTCTCCGGCAAACGCCTCGGAACGGTGAAAATTCGCCATGCGACGGAAACGGAGACTTTGTTGAAGGCCAAATTCGGGAAGGGCGTCTACATGCTCCGTAGCGAGAACGGCAAAAAGACCTTGTTCCATGTTAAATAA
- a CDS encoding carbohydrate-binding protein, producing the protein MKMFGLKKYSFGGAIALAFCGLASQAFAHPDSLVLTPPLGWNSWNVFHENINEKQIQEIADAMVSSGLKDAGYIYLNLDDNWMDTKRDAQGNLQNNPKTFPSGMKAIADYVHAKGLKFGLYGDRGKRTCHHYNSKWDSQSGSNGHEEQDAKKLAEWGVDYWKYDNCDSDPNTQEKDYTAMSKALRNSGRDIVFSICMWEYKEWMPKIANLWRTTFDIGPEWISTSWYRGVYEIIDANNKYWQIAKPGHWNDPDMLEVGNRGLSYEEQRSQMTMWSIMAAPIMISSDVRNMSNETKELYLNKDMIAINQDSLGVQGHRISDKQGKQVWTKPLKNGDLAVALLNNNNSTQTVECNFADIGVEGEVEVRDAWQKKDLGPRSSVSIELPAHGSALLRLVLKPVPRAPFKGEALAIPGKIEVEDFDINGVGQGNTTYNESDTENHGDSDYRPGTGVDLYKKASGIIVGYNQAGEWLEYTVKVASTGTYTMNASVASANSTSSFKLSMDGKDITEEIAVPAATAGEDNYDEYNTVEAKVNLTEGEHILRFTVTGDWMDIDWIEFCEGESCEPMGLHKAIPAAVRNTTSPRLLKKGNALFIEKNGQRFDLTGHRIK; encoded by the coding sequence ATGAAGATGTTTGGCTTAAAAAAATACTCGTTTGGCGGGGCTATCGCCCTTGCCTTCTGTGGTTTGGCCTCTCAGGCCTTTGCCCATCCCGATAGTTTGGTGCTTACACCCCCGCTGGGGTGGAACAGCTGGAACGTGTTCCACGAAAACATCAACGAAAAGCAGATTCAGGAAATCGCCGACGCGATGGTGTCTTCTGGCTTGAAGGACGCGGGCTATATTTACCTGAACCTCGACGACAACTGGATGGACACCAAGCGCGATGCGCAAGGCAACCTCCAGAATAATCCGAAAACCTTCCCGAGCGGCATGAAGGCCATTGCCGATTACGTGCATGCGAAGGGCCTTAAGTTCGGCCTTTACGGCGACCGCGGCAAACGTACTTGCCACCATTACAACAGCAAATGGGATAGCCAGAGCGGTTCCAACGGTCACGAAGAACAGGATGCCAAGAAACTCGCCGAATGGGGTGTTGACTACTGGAAGTACGACAACTGCGATTCTGACCCGAATACCCAGGAAAAAGATTACACCGCCATGTCCAAGGCCCTCCGCAATTCCGGACGCGACATCGTGTTCAGCATTTGCATGTGGGAATACAAGGAGTGGATGCCAAAAATTGCGAACCTCTGGCGTACCACTTTCGATATCGGTCCTGAATGGATTTCGACTTCTTGGTATCGCGGCGTCTACGAAATTATCGATGCCAACAACAAGTACTGGCAAATTGCAAAGCCTGGTCACTGGAATGACCCGGACATGCTCGAAGTGGGCAACAGGGGCCTCTCTTACGAAGAACAGCGCTCCCAGATGACGATGTGGTCCATTATGGCGGCTCCCATCATGATCAGTTCCGACGTGCGCAACATGAGCAACGAAACCAAGGAACTCTACCTGAACAAGGACATGATTGCCATCAACCAGGATTCTTTGGGCGTTCAGGGCCACCGCATCTCTGACAAGCAAGGCAAGCAGGTCTGGACCAAACCCTTGAAGAATGGCGACCTTGCCGTGGCACTCCTCAACAACAACAATTCTACCCAGACTGTCGAATGCAACTTTGCAGACATTGGCGTAGAAGGCGAAGTAGAAGTCCGCGACGCTTGGCAGAAAAAAGACTTGGGCCCGCGTTCCAGCGTTTCTATCGAACTTCCGGCTCACGGCTCGGCTCTTCTCCGCTTGGTTTTAAAGCCGGTTCCGCGCGCTCCGTTCAAGGGTGAAGCTCTCGCTATTCCGGGCAAGATTGAAGTCGAAGATTTCGACATTAACGGCGTGGGCCAGGGCAATACCACCTATAACGAAAGCGATACCGAAAACCACGGCGACTCCGACTACCGCCCGGGTACCGGTGTCGACCTTTACAAGAAGGCATCTGGCATCATTGTCGGCTACAACCAGGCTGGCGAATGGCTCGAATACACCGTGAAGGTGGCTTCGACGGGAACTTACACGATGAACGCCTCCGTGGCTTCTGCCAACAGCACGTCAAGCTTCAAGCTCTCCATGGACGGCAAGGACATTACCGAAGAAATCGCCGTGCCTGCAGCAACCGCCGGTGAAGACAACTATGACGAATACAATACAGTCGAAGCCAAGGTGAACCTGACCGAAGGCGAACACATTCTCCGCTTCACGGTTACCGGCGACTGGATGGACATCGACTGGATTGAATTCTGTGAGGGCGAAAGTTGCGAACCGATGGGCTTGCACAAGGCAATCCCCGCGGCAGTGCGCAACACTACCTCTCCGCGACTTCTCAAGAAGGGTAACGCACTCTTCATCGAAAAGAACGGCCAGCGCTTTGATCTCACGGGTCATCGCATCAAGTAA